One window of the Pseudomonas sihuiensis genome contains the following:
- a CDS encoding DUF485 domain-containing protein has protein sequence MSSHAKHALTCALIRSNPKFQNLARRRARLAWALSGLVLALYYSFIMLVAFAPGWLHLPLYAGSNLSLGLPLGAALILLCWLLTLWYVRSANLHFDTLSAQILEESQV, from the coding sequence ATGAGTAGTCACGCCAAGCATGCGCTGACCTGCGCACTGATACGCAGCAATCCCAAGTTCCAGAACCTCGCTCGCCGCCGCGCCCGCCTCGCCTGGGCCCTGAGCGGCCTGGTGCTGGCCCTGTACTACAGCTTCATCATGCTGGTGGCCTTCGCTCCCGGCTGGCTGCACCTGCCGTTGTACGCCGGCAGTAACCTGAGCCTGGGCCTGCCCCTGGGAGCCGCGCTGATCCTGCTGTGCTGGCTGCTCACCCTCTGGTACGTACGCAGCGCCAACCTGCACTTCGACACGCTCAGCGCGCAGATCCTCGAGGAGTCCCAGGTATGA